In Deinococcus apachensis DSM 19763, the DNA window GTGCCGGTGCCAGGGCCGAGGAAGCCGTCGTACATGCCGATCAGGAGCGCGCCGGGCAGGGTGAGGGCGAGCGTGCGGGCGGTCAGGCCGGGGTAGCGGTCCTCCAGCCCGAAGCGTTTGTTCACCAGCACGAGGGCACCCACGCCCAGGATCACGATGCCGACCAGCGTGCGGAAGGCGGCGGGGTCCACGAAATGGACGAGGTAGGCCCCCAGCGCGCTCCCCACCAGGGCCAGTGGAATCAGCCGCCCCACGAGTGCGCGCTCGACATGCCCCTTGCGCCAGTATTGAAAGGTCGCGCTGCCCGAGCCGAAGATGGCGAGCAGCTTGTTGGTGGCGACCGTCTGCGCGGGCGAGAGCCCCATGAAAAACAGCGTGGGCAGCGTGATTGTGCCGCCGCCACCCGCCACCGCGTCGATGAAACCAGCGAGAAAGGCGAGCGGCAGGCCGTAGAGCAGAACTTCGGGACCGGGCACGGGGAGGACTGTATCAGCCCTTCCGGCCTGGCAAGACCCACGAGGGCCGATGCGGCTCAGAAACATGGTCCACGGTCTCGGGAAGCGCCCGCTCCAGGCTGAGGAACCATGAGGTTGGCGCCAAGAGGCGCTAGGCACATAGCTCCAAACTTCACATATGGGGGGCCTACCCTGCGGGCCGGGATTG includes these proteins:
- a CDS encoding TSUP family transporter; the protein is MPGPEVLLYGLPLAFLAGFIDAVAGGGGTITLPTLFFMGLSPAQTVATNKLLAIFGSGSATFQYWRKGHVERALVGRLIPLALVGSALGAYLVHFVDPAAFRTLVGIVILGVGALVLVNKRFGLEDRYPGLTARTLALTLPGALLIGMYDGFLGPGTGTFLMFLFALAGFNLVRSSGNARTINFATNLGAFLFFLIGGQMVWWIGLPMGLANAAGATIGARMAMLRGSGFVKVMYGLIVVLVAVRLLTQ